The following coding sequences lie in one Thalassoglobus polymorphus genomic window:
- a CDS encoding 3'(2'),5'-bisphosphate nucleotidase, with the protein MSEVFESEVSTAIQAVVAASVICRSVQKTIADDAMEKKDRSPVTVADFASQAVICRALREVFPNDPIVGEEDSKELRTAENAPFRARILKEIQATGVEASEKEVLSWIDFGNHDGSADRFWTLDPIDGTKGFLRKEQFAVSLALIVDGTIQVAALACPNLQTRDTWDNAQGVVLSAVRGQGARMTPLDLLDVTPHTTQVSAIKSPLEARLCESVESGHTAHGWSGNVREQLGTTAEAVRIDSQAKYAVVAQGDAEVYLRLPTRKDYQEKIWDHAGGVLVVEESGGTVTDIDGKPLDFSQGSTLKNNRGVVVTNGLLHDDVLKAIAAAEE; encoded by the coding sequence GTGTCTGAAGTATTTGAATCTGAGGTCTCAACGGCTATTCAAGCGGTCGTAGCAGCCTCGGTGATTTGTCGTTCTGTCCAGAAGACAATTGCCGACGATGCGATGGAAAAAAAGGACCGGTCGCCTGTTACTGTTGCAGATTTTGCATCGCAGGCGGTCATCTGTCGTGCCCTCAGAGAGGTGTTCCCGAACGATCCGATTGTTGGCGAGGAAGATTCGAAAGAGCTTCGTACCGCAGAGAATGCTCCGTTTCGGGCTCGCATTCTGAAAGAGATTCAGGCAACGGGTGTCGAAGCCTCGGAGAAGGAAGTCCTCAGCTGGATTGACTTCGGGAACCATGACGGTTCAGCTGATCGCTTTTGGACTCTCGACCCGATTGATGGAACAAAAGGTTTTTTACGCAAAGAACAGTTTGCGGTCTCGCTGGCGTTGATTGTTGACGGGACTATTCAAGTCGCCGCTTTGGCCTGTCCGAATTTGCAGACTCGCGACACCTGGGACAATGCTCAAGGAGTTGTCCTGAGCGCAGTTCGTGGCCAGGGAGCCAGAATGACTCCGCTTGACCTTCTCGATGTCACTCCTCACACGACACAGGTTTCCGCGATCAAATCGCCGCTTGAAGCCCGTCTTTGCGAATCAGTCGAATCGGGGCATACCGCTCACGGTTGGTCAGGGAATGTTCGCGAGCAACTCGGGACGACGGCGGAAGCGGTTCGGATCGACTCGCAGGCCAAGTACGCTGTCGTTGCTCAAGGAGATGCCGAAGTGTATCTCCGATTACCAACACGAAAAGATTATCAGGAAAAGATCTGGGATCACGCCGGTGGAGTATTGGTTGTCGAGGAATCTGGGGGGACTGTGACCGACATCGACGGCAAGCCGCTTGATTTTTCTCAAGGATCAACATTGAAGAACAATCGCGGAGTTGTTGTGACCAACGGCCTGTTGCATGATGACGTCCTTAAGGCTATCGCCGCAGCTGAAGAATAA
- a CDS encoding SLC13 family permease yields the protein MDPFAITLTLGVVFVAIIAMMVSRAGPDLILLAGLTVLIVAGIVTPKAAVSGFANEGLISVAVLFIVAEGLEQTGAITSLIKNMLGLPTSRLTALLRLMLPTAAMSAFLNNTPVVAVMLPVLDDWAKKCRLSVSQLMIPLSYATILGGLCTVLGTSTTVVVNGLMSSEGLRPLTLFEPGFVGLPCCIAGLIYILSTGKLLLPNRKPASLQFDDPREYTIEMLVEPTSPLLGKTIETAGLRHLPGMFLMEIERKGDILPAVSPSERLQANDRLVFVGVVNSVVDLQKLPGLTPATDQVFKLNSPRSERCLIEAVASNTCPVINTTIREARFRTRYNAVVIAVSRNGQRIRGKIGDITLSPGDTLLLEAHTSFADLQKDSRDFYLVSRVENSTPLRRDKAWIAQTVLIGLVLLNTVFRWEILPSALLAALVLILTGCVKAHEARASIDWSVLITIAAGIGIGEAMKAEHSGAGPFVANYLTSFSGGEPIAALAIIYGITMVFTNLITAKAAATLVFPVAISTATSMGVDPMPFVVAVMISAAACFATPIGYQTNLMVQGPGGYRYVDYVRFGGPLTLLLWLVAVLVIPLRWGF from the coding sequence ATGGACCCCTTCGCAATAACCCTCACACTTGGAGTTGTCTTCGTCGCCATTATCGCGATGATGGTCTCTCGCGCCGGTCCGGATTTGATTCTTCTCGCTGGGCTGACGGTTTTGATCGTGGCGGGAATTGTCACACCCAAGGCTGCGGTTTCGGGGTTTGCGAATGAAGGTCTCATCAGCGTTGCGGTTCTTTTTATTGTCGCTGAGGGGCTCGAACAAACGGGTGCGATCACCTCTCTCATTAAAAATATGCTCGGTCTTCCGACCTCGCGTTTAACCGCTTTGCTCAGACTGATGCTGCCGACAGCGGCGATGAGCGCCTTCCTGAACAACACGCCTGTCGTGGCTGTGATGCTGCCGGTACTGGATGACTGGGCCAAGAAGTGCAGGCTTTCAGTCTCTCAGTTAATGATTCCTCTCAGCTACGCTACGATTCTTGGCGGTCTTTGTACTGTGCTGGGGACAAGTACAACGGTTGTTGTAAATGGGTTGATGAGTAGCGAAGGCCTCCGTCCGCTGACCCTGTTCGAGCCAGGTTTCGTCGGGCTGCCATGCTGCATTGCTGGACTGATTTATATTCTCTCGACGGGAAAGCTGCTGCTACCGAATCGCAAACCAGCATCATTGCAATTCGATGACCCACGAGAGTACACGATCGAAATGCTGGTCGAGCCGACAAGCCCGCTTCTCGGGAAAACTATCGAGACAGCTGGATTACGGCATTTGCCAGGCATGTTCCTGATGGAGATCGAGCGAAAGGGGGACATCCTGCCAGCGGTCTCACCATCGGAACGTTTGCAGGCAAACGACCGACTTGTCTTCGTCGGCGTCGTCAACTCAGTTGTCGACCTCCAGAAACTCCCTGGGCTAACACCTGCGACTGATCAGGTTTTCAAGCTGAATAGTCCACGATCAGAACGCTGCCTCATTGAAGCGGTCGCTTCAAACACCTGCCCGGTCATTAACACAACGATTCGCGAAGCTCGCTTCCGTACTCGCTACAACGCCGTTGTGATTGCGGTCTCCAGAAACGGTCAGCGAATTCGCGGGAAGATTGGTGACATCACTTTGTCTCCCGGGGATACTTTGCTGCTGGAAGCACATACGTCGTTTGCCGATTTGCAAAAAGACTCGCGCGACTTCTATCTTGTCAGCCGTGTCGAAAACTCTACGCCATTACGAAGAGACAAGGCCTGGATTGCTCAAACGGTTCTGATTGGACTTGTTCTGCTCAACACAGTTTTCCGTTGGGAGATTCTTCCTTCAGCTTTGTTGGCGGCCCTTGTTCTCATTTTAACAGGATGTGTGAAAGCACATGAGGCTCGGGCCAGTATTGACTGGTCTGTGTTGATTACCATCGCTGCCGGAATCGGGATTGGTGAAGCAATGAAGGCTGAGCACAGCGGAGCAGGGCCCTTTGTTGCAAATTATCTGACGAGCTTTTCCGGTGGAGAGCCGATCGCTGCATTGGCGATTATCTATGGGATCACGATGGTTTTTACGAATTTGATTACTGCGAAAGCGGCAGCGACGCTTGTCTTCCCTGTCGCCATTTCGACAGCAACGAGTATGGGAGTTGATCCGATGCCGTTTGTCGTCGCGGTGATGATCTCAGCCGCCGCCTGTTTTGCGACACCTATCGGGTATCAGACAAACTTGATGGTGCAGGGGCCGGGGGGGTATCGCTATGTCGACTATGTCCGCTTCGGTGGTCCGCTCACGTTACTCCTTTGGCTGGTCGCCGTTTTGGTGATCCCCCTCCGCTGGGGGTTTTAA
- a CDS encoding CRTAC1 family protein: MTQNIDPDDVAEEQDDAIVGAAFKWSVIVFVGLGLIAGPVVYFMTRPLQAPPAIESELAAVEVREVGAETAPSVSFVDVTEAAGIDFVHESGARGQKLLPESMGGGCAFFDMDNDGDQDLLLINSQTWEEFAGEDVETPSLMALYRNDGSGHFENVTSGSGLDVSMYGMGVACGDYDGDGLVDVYISAVGKNRLFRNEGNGKFRDVTESAKVSGADDQWGTSCGWFDYDGDGDLDLFVCNYVKWSQEYDLAQDFQLTGGDRAYGRPQNFEGTFPYLFRNEGDGTFTEVAEEAGLHLWNRASNVPMAKSLGVIIDDFNRDGWMDLLVANDTVQNFLFLNNQDGTFMEVGTLSGVAFDMDGTARGAMGIDVAHFRNNDSLGVAIGNFSNEMTALYVAEDTAMQFVDEAISSGLGPTTRLSLTFGVFFFDYDLDGRLDLFTSNGHLEQDINRVQPSQFYEQPPQLFWNCGHQSDTEFLLVAKEIVGEDFARPLVGRGASYADIDNDGDLDILIATTGQKPRLLRNDQELKHNWIRFSLKDEGPNRNAIGALVELDLGESKLQRRVTPTKSYQSQSELPVTFGLGESNSIQQVRITWPDGTVQVVTEFELNSVNEIRKAN, encoded by the coding sequence ATGACCCAAAATATTGATCCCGACGACGTTGCTGAAGAACAGGACGATGCCATTGTTGGCGCTGCTTTCAAGTGGTCGGTAATTGTCTTCGTTGGATTGGGGCTCATTGCTGGCCCAGTCGTTTACTTCATGACTCGCCCGCTTCAGGCTCCACCAGCGATAGAGTCGGAACTTGCAGCTGTCGAAGTTCGAGAAGTTGGAGCGGAGACCGCGCCGTCAGTTTCGTTTGTTGATGTTACCGAAGCTGCCGGAATTGACTTTGTTCATGAGAGCGGAGCGAGAGGCCAAAAACTTCTCCCGGAATCAATGGGGGGCGGTTGTGCCTTTTTCGACATGGACAACGATGGCGACCAGGATCTATTGCTCATCAATTCACAAACATGGGAAGAGTTCGCTGGGGAAGACGTCGAGACTCCTTCTCTGATGGCGCTCTATCGTAACGATGGGAGTGGTCACTTCGAGAACGTGACCTCGGGGTCGGGGCTTGATGTCTCCATGTATGGCATGGGAGTCGCCTGCGGAGACTACGATGGTGATGGGCTGGTTGATGTGTACATCAGCGCTGTCGGGAAGAATCGTCTGTTTCGTAATGAGGGAAACGGGAAGTTTCGCGATGTCACGGAATCGGCCAAGGTGTCCGGAGCAGATGATCAGTGGGGGACAAGCTGTGGGTGGTTTGATTACGACGGCGACGGTGATCTCGACCTGTTTGTCTGTAACTATGTGAAGTGGTCGCAAGAGTACGACCTTGCACAGGACTTTCAGCTGACAGGAGGTGACCGTGCCTATGGGCGTCCGCAAAACTTTGAAGGAACCTTTCCATACCTGTTCCGGAATGAAGGAGACGGGACGTTCACCGAAGTCGCTGAGGAAGCAGGTCTGCATTTGTGGAATCGGGCATCGAATGTTCCGATGGCGAAGTCGTTGGGCGTGATCATCGATGACTTCAATCGGGATGGCTGGATGGACTTGCTTGTCGCGAACGACACTGTGCAGAATTTTCTTTTTCTGAATAATCAGGACGGCACGTTCATGGAAGTCGGCACGCTGAGTGGTGTCGCCTTCGACATGGATGGGACTGCCAGAGGAGCAATGGGAATTGATGTTGCCCACTTTCGCAACAATGATTCCCTTGGTGTGGCGATCGGGAACTTTTCGAATGAAATGACGGCACTTTATGTCGCCGAAGACACTGCGATGCAGTTCGTTGATGAAGCGATCTCGAGTGGTCTTGGTCCGACAACCAGATTGAGTTTGACCTTCGGTGTTTTCTTCTTTGATTACGATCTCGATGGACGGTTAGATCTCTTTACCTCGAACGGGCATTTGGAGCAGGATATTAACCGCGTTCAACCGAGTCAGTTTTACGAACAGCCACCGCAACTCTTCTGGAACTGCGGGCATCAATCCGATACCGAGTTTCTACTTGTTGCGAAAGAGATCGTGGGCGAGGATTTTGCAAGACCGCTGGTGGGGCGCGGTGCGAGCTATGCCGACATCGATAATGATGGAGACTTGGATATTCTGATCGCCACGACCGGCCAGAAGCCCCGGCTGCTGCGTAATGACCAAGAGTTGAAGCACAACTGGATTCGATTCTCGCTGAAGGATGAAGGTCCGAATCGAAATGCCATAGGAGCACTTGTCGAACTGGACCTCGGAGAGAGCAAGCTTCAGCGGAGAGTTACGCCGACGAAAAGCTATCAGTCTCAGTCAGAGTTGCCCGTCACCTTTGGGCTGGGAGAATCGAACAGCATTCAGCAGGTCAGAATCACTTGGCCAGATGGAACTGTTCAGGTGGTGACGGAGTTCGAGTTGAATTCCGTTAATGAAATTCGAAAAGCAAATTGA
- the ettA gene encoding energy-dependent translational throttle protein EttA — MAQNYIMSIEGLTRIYDEKAVLENIWLSFFPGAKIGVLGDNGSGKSTLLRIMAGEDKDYMGEVRPAKGIKIGYFRQEPHLDAEKTVDECVAEGVAESQAILDRYNEVNEKFAEEMTDDEMTALLEEQGKLQDQIDAGNLWELDRMVEMAADALRLPPGDAKVEHLSGGEKRRVALCQLLLQSPDMLLLDEPTNHLDAESIAWLERYLHDFKGTVVAITHDRYFLENVAGWILELDRGHGYPYEGNYTAWLEQKQARLAVEQKKEERRQRVLKQELEWVKMSPKARATKNKARLERYNELASQEFDERDGAAQIQIPVSKPLGDLVVKAEGLSKAYGDRLLFENLNFRLPPGGIVGVIGPNGAGKTTLFKMIVGEEKPTNGTLTIGETVDLSYVDQSRDALDPKKTVYEEISGGNDQILVGNTKIHARAYCGRFNFKGTEQQKFVGDLSGGERNRVHLAKLLRTGGNLLLLDEPTNDLDVETLRALEEGLMNFGGCAVVTSHDRWFLDRIATHILAFEGDSQAYWFEGNYKMYEIQRRERLGEDADRPHRIKYRPIKR; from the coding sequence ATGGCTCAAAATTACATCATGTCCATCGAAGGTCTCACCCGGATCTACGATGAAAAAGCTGTTTTAGAAAACATCTGGCTCTCCTTTTTCCCCGGTGCAAAAATCGGTGTCTTGGGAGATAACGGGTCCGGGAAAAGTACTCTCCTGCGAATTATGGCAGGGGAAGACAAGGACTACATGGGTGAAGTCCGCCCTGCCAAGGGAATCAAGATTGGCTATTTCCGACAGGAGCCGCACCTCGACGCTGAAAAAACTGTTGATGAGTGTGTCGCTGAGGGAGTTGCAGAGTCGCAGGCCATTCTGGATCGGTATAACGAAGTGAACGAAAAGTTCGCTGAAGAAATGACCGACGATGAGATGACCGCATTGCTCGAAGAGCAGGGGAAGTTGCAAGATCAGATTGATGCAGGCAATTTGTGGGAACTGGATCGGATGGTTGAGATGGCAGCTGATGCGCTTCGTCTGCCACCTGGAGATGCCAAAGTCGAGCATCTTTCCGGGGGAGAGAAACGTCGAGTGGCACTGTGTCAGCTGTTGTTGCAAAGTCCAGACATGCTGCTGCTGGACGAACCGACAAACCACCTCGATGCAGAGTCGATCGCCTGGCTGGAACGCTATCTTCACGATTTCAAAGGGACCGTTGTCGCGATCACGCACGATCGGTACTTCCTGGAAAATGTGGCCGGTTGGATTCTCGAACTCGACCGTGGGCATGGGTATCCCTATGAAGGGAATTACACAGCTTGGCTGGAACAAAAACAGGCTCGCTTGGCAGTCGAACAGAAGAAGGAAGAACGCCGACAGCGTGTTCTGAAGCAAGAACTTGAGTGGGTGAAGATGTCTCCCAAGGCTCGGGCGACCAAAAACAAAGCCCGTCTTGAGCGATACAACGAACTCGCCTCACAGGAATTCGATGAGCGCGACGGCGCAGCTCAGATTCAGATTCCTGTCAGCAAGCCACTTGGAGATCTCGTCGTAAAAGCGGAAGGGCTCTCCAAGGCTTACGGGGATCGTCTGTTGTTCGAAAATTTGAACTTCCGATTACCTCCTGGCGGAATCGTTGGTGTCATCGGTCCGAACGGTGCGGGAAAGACGACATTGTTCAAGATGATCGTCGGGGAAGAAAAACCGACCAACGGTACGCTGACGATCGGCGAAACGGTCGACCTTTCATACGTCGATCAATCGCGTGATGCCCTCGATCCCAAGAAGACGGTATACGAAGAAATTTCCGGTGGGAACGATCAAATTCTTGTCGGCAACACAAAGATCCATGCTCGCGCTTACTGTGGACGATTTAACTTCAAGGGGACGGAACAGCAAAAATTCGTTGGCGACCTTTCCGGTGGAGAACGAAACCGTGTCCACCTCGCCAAGCTCTTGAGAACCGGTGGAAACCTGTTGCTGCTCGATGAACCGACAAACGACCTGGACGTTGAAACCCTCCGCGCACTTGAAGAAGGTCTGATGAACTTCGGCGGCTGTGCTGTTGTCACCTCGCACGATCGGTGGTTCCTCGACCGCATCGCGACGCACATTCTCGCCTTCGAAGGAGACAGTCAAGCCTATTGGTTCGAAGGCAACTACAAAATGTATGAAATTCAGCGCAGGGAACGTCTTGGTGAAGACGCTGACCGTCCTCATCGGATTAAATACCGTCCAATCAAGCGCTGA
- a CDS encoding isoaspartyl peptidase/L-asparaginase family protein codes for MMFSFCLLSFATSTVHAQEVKTTDKFALVIHGGAGGISSKQEWIENREKILTQALDQGTAMLKRGESSLDVVETVVRILEDSPYFNAGKGAVFNAVEKHELDASIMDGRDRSGGAVGGVRTVRNPISLARRVMTETPHVLLATDGAEKFADQFKDDPKIQRVSNDYFSTDHQRERLHKTQKQAKQKETDKMGTVGCVALDRHGNIAAATSTGGLNNKQYGRIGDSPIISAGTFADNETCGVSCTGIGEDYIRNAVAYDVSARMAYRGDSLKKAVQDILNGKKHQVRGGIIAIDKDGNIVTEFNTRGMSRAAADSSGRREVHIGK; via the coding sequence ATGATGTTTTCTTTCTGCCTGCTTTCTTTCGCAACTTCGACAGTTCATGCACAAGAAGTCAAAACGACCGACAAATTTGCACTGGTCATTCATGGTGGCGCTGGAGGAATTTCTTCAAAGCAAGAGTGGATTGAGAATCGAGAGAAGATCCTCACTCAGGCCCTGGATCAAGGAACCGCGATGCTCAAACGGGGAGAGAGCAGCCTTGATGTGGTCGAAACCGTCGTTCGCATTCTTGAAGATTCGCCTTACTTCAATGCAGGTAAAGGGGCGGTATTCAATGCGGTTGAAAAGCATGAGCTCGATGCATCGATCATGGATGGGCGAGATCGTTCAGGCGGAGCAGTTGGAGGTGTAAGAACTGTCCGGAACCCAATCTCTTTGGCCCGGCGAGTGATGACCGAAACACCACACGTTCTGCTTGCGACCGACGGAGCAGAAAAGTTCGCGGATCAATTCAAAGACGATCCGAAAATCCAACGGGTCTCGAATGACTACTTCTCCACGGATCACCAACGAGAAAGACTCCACAAAACTCAAAAACAGGCAAAGCAAAAAGAGACAGACAAAATGGGAACTGTCGGCTGCGTTGCCTTGGATCGACATGGCAACATCGCAGCTGCAACATCAACAGGGGGCCTCAACAATAAACAGTACGGTCGGATCGGAGACTCCCCCATCATCAGTGCCGGAACGTTCGCCGACAACGAAACGTGCGGCGTCTCCTGTACAGGAATCGGTGAAGATTACATCCGAAACGCTGTCGCATATGATGTCTCAGCCCGCATGGCGTACCGTGGTGATTCACTCAAAAAGGCGGTCCAGGATATCTTGAACGGAAAGAAACATCAGGTCCGTGGTGGCATCATCGCGATTGACAAGGACGGAAACATCGTCACCGAATTCAACACCCGTGGAATGTCACGAGCCGCTGCAGACTCCTCTGGCCGAAGAGAAGTCCACATTGGGAAGTAA
- a CDS encoding sigma-70 family RNA polymerase sigma factor has product MSLLSRAQSHDPTAWSTFVSLYTPLVYHWARKRGLTPEASQQVGQDVFLHVYQRIQSFQPTDSTETIHCWLARLTHKKIMDNLEQQQRGQNQGDDQRTAESETPEDSELVLPRTVHEVDAVVVQNETKQLYHSAMMFFKESLSESEWKIFSRIELDHQPIDAVASELHRNCVEVISIKSRLLRKFRHEYAGLFRLD; this is encoded by the coding sequence TTGAGTTTATTGTCTCGCGCACAATCACATGACCCGACAGCCTGGTCGACATTCGTGTCGCTCTATACTCCGCTCGTCTATCACTGGGCTCGTAAACGAGGGCTGACCCCCGAGGCATCTCAGCAAGTCGGGCAAGATGTCTTCCTGCATGTTTATCAGCGGATTCAGTCATTTCAGCCCACCGACTCAACCGAGACGATTCACTGCTGGCTGGCTCGTCTGACTCACAAAAAAATCATGGACAACCTTGAGCAACAGCAGCGTGGCCAAAACCAGGGGGACGACCAGCGAACTGCGGAATCCGAAACGCCTGAAGATTCTGAGCTTGTTCTCCCTCGCACTGTTCACGAAGTTGACGCTGTGGTCGTTCAAAATGAAACAAAGCAGCTTTACCACTCGGCAATGATGTTCTTCAAAGAGAGCCTCTCAGAATCGGAATGGAAAATCTTCTCCCGTATCGAATTGGACCATCAACCGATTGATGCGGTTGCGAGTGAACTCCACCGGAACTGCGTCGAAGTGATATCTATAAAATCACGCCTGCTACGAAAATTCCGGCATGAGTACGCGGGACTGTTCCGACTCGATTGA
- a CDS encoding HEAT repeat domain-containing protein, which yields MALRLYQHIAEQDPQNVDAQQRIVVLSQKYGSKSTSVASSGIQSEGSSQYSKAGRKKSPADLIAEKNNSRQPTLASKSTTRPKQPAEEVLTKKSRRLEDQLPQNKKKTPPMFEVAERPAPGEAPSAFEWANDSTETKNQLAATTSKASEKVALDKPVISEQKVLSKVALEPGKEKAFGDELLAAQDIEEQKWWNDVFETGSAQPPQTSSEMSGNLDAVEVAAAETTRQEQSSKPTITTVKSDTPSLETVFEERKSEWKTTSVQRLCDADASDELIQVVSLLDSKQPTERIAGLIELGDQGLYARAASPAVRALLHDNDALVRAHAAGTVHDIEGANADVVRHLQSLLQEDDVSVLRLSAYLLGQMGSEATPAIADLERLRDTKDSLTSLHAAEALTRIAPEAMASYEVLQKGLNDEQRENRLFSAVSLGSVRQPGAEFAAKALKAALKNEDADVRATVALSLGGLGTHAEIALEDLQHVSEFDTPEVRDAALTALACLGK from the coding sequence GTGGCATTACGTTTGTACCAGCATATCGCCGAGCAAGACCCACAGAACGTGGACGCTCAACAAAGAATCGTAGTACTCTCACAAAAGTACGGTTCAAAATCGACTTCAGTTGCCTCATCTGGAATACAGTCTGAGGGGAGTTCACAGTATTCAAAAGCCGGTCGAAAAAAATCTCCGGCAGATTTGATTGCTGAGAAAAACAACAGCAGGCAACCGACATTGGCCTCAAAGTCGACAACACGTCCCAAGCAGCCAGCTGAAGAAGTGTTGACGAAGAAAAGTCGCCGATTGGAAGATCAGCTTCCACAGAACAAGAAGAAAACACCTCCGATGTTCGAGGTGGCAGAACGCCCTGCTCCGGGAGAAGCACCGTCCGCATTTGAATGGGCGAACGATTCTACAGAAACGAAAAATCAGCTAGCAGCAACCACCTCCAAAGCATCCGAGAAAGTCGCTCTCGACAAACCTGTCATCTCTGAACAGAAAGTCCTGAGTAAAGTGGCCTTGGAGCCCGGAAAAGAGAAAGCGTTCGGCGATGAGCTTCTTGCCGCTCAGGACATCGAAGAGCAAAAATGGTGGAACGATGTGTTTGAAACCGGCTCTGCTCAGCCACCACAAACATCATCAGAAATGAGCGGGAATCTAGACGCTGTTGAAGTCGCAGCCGCAGAAACGACTCGGCAAGAGCAAAGTTCAAAGCCAACCATCACGACTGTGAAATCAGACACTCCGTCACTGGAAACAGTTTTCGAAGAACGAAAATCTGAATGGAAAACGACATCCGTTCAAAGACTTTGCGACGCTGATGCCTCTGACGAACTGATTCAAGTCGTATCGCTCCTCGACAGCAAACAGCCGACCGAAAGAATTGCTGGCTTGATCGAACTTGGAGACCAGGGACTCTACGCTCGTGCCGCTTCTCCTGCAGTCCGAGCTTTGCTTCATGACAACGACGCTCTGGTTCGTGCTCACGCTGCCGGAACCGTTCATGACATCGAAGGAGCAAATGCTGATGTTGTTCGACACTTGCAGAGCCTGCTTCAGGAAGACGACGTAAGCGTCCTGCGACTCTCCGCGTACCTGCTCGGGCAAATGGGAAGCGAAGCAACACCTGCCATCGCTGACCTGGAACGCCTTCGCGACACGAAAGACTCACTCACGAGCCTTCACGCTGCGGAAGCGCTCACACGCATTGCCCCAGAAGCAATGGCCTCATACGAAGTCCTGCAGAAAGGACTCAATGACGAACAACGCGAGAATCGATTGTTCTCCGCAGTGTCGTTAGGAAGCGTGAGACAACCGGGGGCTGAATTTGCAGCCAAGGCATTGAAAGCAGCCTTAAAAAACGAAGATGCCGACGTACGAGCCACAGTCGCCTTAAGCTTGGGTGGACTTGGAACACATGCTGAAATTGCATTGGAAGACCTGCAACACGTCTCTGAATTCGACACCCCAGAAGTTCGCGATGCCGCCCTGACTGCACTGGCATGCCTCGGCAAGTAA
- a CDS encoding heme-dependent oxidative N-demethylase subunit alpha family protein, with the protein MSDLFSYENVPHPYRDGYSVLPRLRKIPREEIFRYEPSHFQRCLTEKKLARESQVFEVEQRLNEDLREAVRVFLLQEYPIPLKPAASLREVVEQMQEDVVIHALEGEDDWMAYGHVCLPSSWRPEEKIGQNLRSLHAPIPGINLDKSSQLVETMVHHGPFERFIWSVVFDDRLNFHPDIPKTPFDVDKPTVYVKVERQVTVGFPEQSGGLFLLSESLLNEDEIDRPALADSIRKMNDAEREYKGLIDCAADLINWLECT; encoded by the coding sequence ATGAGTGATCTCTTCAGCTACGAAAATGTTCCGCACCCTTACCGGGATGGCTATAGCGTCCTCCCGCGATTGCGGAAAATTCCCCGTGAAGAGATCTTTCGCTATGAGCCTTCGCACTTCCAACGCTGCCTGACTGAAAAGAAGCTGGCTCGAGAGTCGCAGGTTTTCGAGGTCGAGCAGCGATTGAACGAAGATCTACGTGAAGCGGTTCGAGTGTTCCTCTTGCAGGAATATCCGATTCCGCTCAAGCCGGCAGCTTCGCTGAGAGAAGTGGTCGAGCAGATGCAGGAAGATGTCGTGATCCACGCCCTCGAAGGCGAGGACGATTGGATGGCCTACGGGCATGTCTGTTTGCCGAGCAGCTGGCGACCTGAGGAGAAAATTGGTCAGAACTTGCGTTCTCTTCACGCACCGATTCCGGGGATCAATCTCGATAAGAGTTCTCAACTTGTCGAGACCATGGTTCATCATGGACCATTTGAACGATTCATTTGGAGTGTTGTGTTTGACGACCGGCTCAATTTCCATCCCGACATTCCCAAGACGCCGTTTGATGTCGACAAGCCAACCGTTTACGTGAAAGTCGAACGGCAGGTCACCGTTGGTTTTCCAGAACAGTCCGGCGGCCTCTTTTTGCTGAGTGAGTCTCTCCTTAACGAGGATGAGATTGATCGTCCTGCACTGGCAGACTCAATTCGAAAGATGAACGACGCCGAACGCGAATATAAAGGTCTGATCGACTGTGCGGCAGATCTCATTAACTGGCTCGAATGCACTTAG
- a CDS encoding CBS domain-containing protein: MPQLFIQSVIDTHMVTVLPETKIEEAENLLLQSKVSDVYIVNEQNALVGVVPDYDFLKYHSLRLCPKKVITTIMSPVSKTLSLQDSFEKAFNVLCENIHPRVPVVDQTRLIGTISRLGLISLLLESEFVSENASATDPNQPHPPLAGPKYLKTGGIGGRHIND, from the coding sequence ATGCCGCAACTCTTCATTCAAAGTGTGATTGACACACACATGGTCACTGTCCTGCCTGAGACGAAAATCGAGGAGGCAGAAAACCTTCTCTTGCAGTCCAAAGTTTCAGACGTCTATATCGTCAATGAGCAGAACGCCCTTGTTGGGGTCGTGCCGGATTACGATTTCCTCAAATACCACTCTCTTCGCTTGTGTCCAAAGAAAGTGATCACCACGATCATGTCTCCCGTTTCGAAGACGCTTTCGCTTCAGGACTCGTTCGAAAAGGCATTCAACGTACTCTGCGAGAACATTCATCCTCGGGTTCCGGTTGTTGACCAGACTCGACTGATAGGGACGATCAGCCGGTTAGGGCTCATCTCTTTGCTGCTAGAGAGTGAATTCGTCAGCGAGAACGCTTCAGCGACCGATCCCAATCAGCCGCATCCGCCACTTGCGGGCCCAAAGTACCTCAAAACCGGCGGTATTGGCGGAAGACACATTAACGATTGA